In one Carettochelys insculpta isolate YL-2023 chromosome 6, ASM3395843v1, whole genome shotgun sequence genomic region, the following are encoded:
- the PSMC6 gene encoding 26S proteasome regulatory subunit 10B has protein sequence MALPGIPYERRLLIMADPRDKALQDYRKKLLEHKEIDGRLKELREQLKELTKQYEKSENDLKALQSVGQIVGEVLKQLTEEKFIVKATNGPRYVVGCRRQLDKSKLKPGTRVALDMTTLTIMRYLPREVDPLVYNMSHEDPGNVSYSEIGGLSEQIRELREVIELPLTNPELFQRVGIIPPKGCLLYGPPGTGKTLLARAVASQLDCNFLKVVSSSIVDKYIGESARLIREMFNYARDHQPCIIFMDEIDAIGGRRFSEGTSADREIQRTLMELLNQMDGFDTLHRVKMIMATNRPDTLDPALLRPGRLDRKIHIDLPNEQARLDILKIHAGPITKHGEIDYEAIVKLSDGFNGADLRNVCTEAGMFAIRADHDFVVQEDFMKAVRKVADSKKLESKLDYKPV, from the exons ATGGCCCTTCCCGGCATTCCCTATGAGCGGCGCCTGCTCATCATGGCGGACCCGAGAGACAAGGCGCTGCAGGATTACCGCAAGAAGCTGCTGGAGCACAAGGAGATCGACGGGCGCCTCAAGGAGT TAAGGGAACAACTAAAAGAGCTTACCAAACAGTATGAAAAATCTGAAAATGACCTCAAGGCTTTGCAAAGTGTGGGACAG ATTGTTGGTGAGGTTCTTAAACAGTTAACAGAAGAGAAAT TCATTGTGAAAGCTACGAATGGACCAAGATATGTGGTTGGCTGTCGTCGTCAG CTTGACAAAAGTAAGCTGAAGCCTGGGACAAGAGTTGCTCTGGACATGACCACACTAACAATTATGAG ATACTTGCCAAGGGAAGTGGATCCATTGGTTTACAATATGTCTCATGAAGATCCTGGAAACGTTTCTTATTCTGAAATTGGAGGCTTATCTGAACAAATCAGGGAGCTGAGAGAG GTAATAGAGTTACCACTTACAAATCCAGAATTATTCCAGCGTGTGGGAATTATACCTCCAAAAGGCTGCTTGCTGTATGGTCCACCTG GTACTGGGAAAACGCTCCTAGCCAGAGCTGTTGCAAGCCAACTGGACTGCAATTTCTTAAAG GTCGTGTCTAGTTCTATTGTAGACAAGTACATTGGTGAAAGCGCTCGCTTGATCAGAGAAATGTTCAACTATGCCAGAGATCATCAGCCATGTATCATTTTCATGGATGAAATAGATGCTATTG GTGGCCGTCGTTTTTCTGAGGGAACTTCAGCTGACAGAGAAATTCAGAGAACCTTAATGGAG TTATTGAATCAAATGGATGGATTTGACACTCTGCACAGAGTTAAAATGATCATGGCTACAAATAGACCAGATACTTTGGATCCCGCATTGCTGCGTCCTGGAAGATTAGACAGAAAAATCC ATATTGATTTACCAAATGAACAAGCCAGATTAGATATACTGAAGATTCATGCAGGTCCTATAACTAAACATGGTGAAATAG ATTATGAAGCAATTGTGAAGCTTTCAGATGGCTTTAATGGAGCAGATCTGAGAAATGTGTGTACTGAAGCAG GTATGTTTGCAATTCGTGCTGATCATGACTTCGTGGTTCAGGAAGACTTCATGAAAGCTGTTAGAAAAGTAGCTGATTCTAAGAAGCTGGAGTCAAAGCTGGACTACAAACCTGTTTAA